One part of the Marinobacter sp. M3C genome encodes these proteins:
- a CDS encoding N-acetylmuramoyl-L-alanine amidase, which yields MAYFYNRICGRVVRAFLAFNLLLLMQVVQAGTRVEGLRIWPAPDHTRLVIDTAGEVDHNIFALAGPDRLVIDLKDTRLQTSLDKLDLSGSPIRRIRSAVRNGKDLRVVLDLQKSVKPRSFLLKPNQQYGHRLVVDLIDEGGTRIDRAKAAKPTVTHDSAGKRDIVIVIDAGHGGEDPGAIGPRGTREKDVVLNMAKTLHDLINSRPGYSAKLTRTGDYYIGLRNRTLLARKYNADLFVSVHADAFRTPQPKGASVFALSQRGATSETARWLAQSENRSDLIGGSGVSLEGRDDTLAGVLLDLSMTASINASLGVGSAILGQLGGVTELHKPGVEQAAFVVLKSPDIPSILVEAGFISNPQEEKNLSTELYRKRLSAAIMTGIDGYFRKTPPPGTLLARQKHNGQMQNSVSRYRIQRGDTLSDLARENQLSVRELMHLNGMQSDRVMVGQTITIPAS from the coding sequence ATGGCTTACTTCTATAACAGGATCTGCGGCAGAGTCGTGCGGGCTTTTCTTGCCTTCAACCTGCTACTTCTCATGCAGGTGGTACAGGCAGGTACCCGTGTGGAAGGCCTGCGAATCTGGCCGGCGCCGGATCACACTCGCTTGGTCATCGATACGGCCGGCGAAGTAGATCACAATATTTTCGCGTTGGCGGGTCCAGACCGCCTGGTTATTGACCTGAAAGACACCCGGTTGCAGACGAGCCTGGACAAGCTGGACTTGTCTGGCAGCCCTATCCGCCGCATTCGCAGCGCGGTGCGCAATGGTAAAGACCTGAGGGTTGTGCTGGACCTGCAAAAAAGCGTGAAACCTCGCAGCTTTTTATTAAAACCGAACCAGCAATACGGCCACCGTTTGGTGGTAGACCTGATTGACGAGGGCGGCACCCGCATTGATAGGGCCAAGGCGGCAAAGCCTACCGTTACCCATGACTCCGCGGGTAAACGCGACATTGTCATAGTGATTGACGCTGGCCACGGCGGCGAAGACCCGGGCGCTATCGGGCCCCGCGGTACTCGTGAAAAAGACGTGGTGCTGAACATGGCCAAAACCCTGCACGACCTTATCAACAGTCGCCCGGGCTACAGCGCCAAGCTGACCCGTACCGGCGACTACTACATAGGCCTGCGCAATCGCACGCTTCTGGCGCGTAAATACAACGCTGATCTTTTCGTGTCAGTGCATGCGGATGCGTTCCGCACGCCACAGCCAAAAGGGGCATCGGTATTTGCTCTGTCGCAACGGGGAGCGACCAGTGAGACGGCACGTTGGTTGGCGCAAAGCGAAAACCGCTCTGACCTGATTGGCGGCTCAGGCGTCTCGCTGGAAGGCCGCGATGACACCCTTGCCGGGGTTCTTCTGGATTTGTCTATGACGGCCAGCATTAACGCCAGCCTGGGTGTGGGTAGCGCAATACTGGGGCAGTTGGGTGGAGTGACCGAGCTTCACAAGCCCGGCGTAGAGCAGGCCGCTTTTGTGGTGCTCAAGTCTCCGGATATACCGTCTATATTGGTGGAGGCCGGCTTTATCTCAAATCCTCAGGAAGAGAAGAACTTGTCCACTGAGCTCTATCGTAAGCGCCTATCGGCTGCAATTATGACCGGTATTGACGGCTATTTCCGCAAAACACCGCCGCCGGGTACTTTGCTGGCGCGGCAGAAGCATAACGGCCAGATGCAGAATAGTGTGAGCCGCTACCGCATCCAGCGAGGCGACACCTTGTCTGACCTGGCTCGGGAAAATCAGCTGTCCGTGCGCGAGCTTATGCACCTTAACGGCATGCAGAGCGACCGTGTTATGGTAGGCCAAACCATTACCATTCCTGCCAGTTGA
- the tsaE gene encoding tRNA (adenosine(37)-N6)-threonylcarbamoyltransferase complex ATPase subunit type 1 TsaE, with translation MTIFGSERRLFLADDSETERLGRELARLVQRAESALAIYLDGDLGMGKTTLSRGLLRGLGHEGAVKSPTYTIVEPYENLQPPVYHFDLYRLKDPEELEFMGIRDYFNDHNLCLVEWPERGEALLPTADLTVHLESQGNGRSAILCAGSQVGADMLNDLEIVGPEVMHHTDS, from the coding sequence ATGACAATTTTTGGTAGTGAGCGCCGGCTGTTCCTGGCGGATGACAGTGAAACCGAACGCTTGGGCCGGGAGCTGGCGCGCTTGGTCCAGCGTGCAGAAAGCGCGCTGGCGATTTATCTGGATGGTGATCTGGGCATGGGCAAAACCACACTCAGCCGCGGCCTGCTGCGCGGGTTAGGGCACGAGGGTGCGGTAAAGAGTCCGACGTACACCATTGTGGAGCCTTACGAGAATTTGCAGCCGCCGGTATACCATTTTGACCTGTATCGTCTGAAAGACCCGGAAGAACTGGAGTTCATGGGCATTCGTGATTATTTCAATGATCATAATTTATGCCTGGTGGAGTGGCCGGAAAGGGGCGAGGCGTTACTGCCCACGGCGGACCTGACAGTGCATCTGGAATCCCAGGGCAATGGTCGCTCGGCCATTTTGTGCGCTGGATCTCAGGTGGGTGCCGATATGCTGAACGATCTGGAAATAGTCGGCCCGGAAGTTATGCACCATACCGATTCGTGA
- a CDS encoding NAD(P)H-hydrate dehydratase — MYSAGSVRNLDRYLIDEQGVDGFELMQAAARSAFRQLMRRWPQCRHVLVLCGAGNNGGDGYLLATCALRHGLGVTCLVLTDSAKLKGDARKAWQRASDQKISMVTAAQLADKDLISLLEQADVTVDAMLGTGLNGAPRGEFARVVVLCNQSAAGVLALDVPSGLNATTGAAAGDVVAADATVTFIGLKAGLFTGHGPAVCGEVIFEDLGAAQQLGGCTEPVSATRADWSSVTLGISKRAANAHKGHFGHVLVVAGDRGFGGAGLLVAEAAARSGAGLVSLATRQEHVAAALSRCPSIMSHGVVHGSELAPLLAAATVVVCGPGLGQSAWGQQMLEQVLACNKPQVLDADALNLMAGGLMANKASVAADNRILTPHPGEAARLLGCTVAEVELDRLSAARKLQSRYGGAILLKGAGTVIASMHGEMFVVSGSNPGLATGGMGDVLTGIAGGLLAQLKDSTQAVVTAAALHLAAANLATQQFGYMGLQPTDVIDALPRVLACSGH; from the coding sequence TTGTACAGCGCCGGTTCGGTGCGCAATCTGGACCGGTACTTGATTGACGAACAAGGAGTCGACGGCTTTGAATTGATGCAGGCCGCTGCCCGCAGTGCTTTTCGCCAGCTTATGCGACGCTGGCCCCAGTGCCGTCACGTGCTGGTGCTTTGCGGGGCTGGCAACAATGGCGGCGACGGTTATTTATTGGCAACGTGCGCTCTGCGTCATGGCCTGGGCGTAACCTGCTTGGTGTTAACAGACTCCGCCAAACTGAAGGGTGATGCCCGTAAAGCCTGGCAGCGGGCGAGCGATCAAAAGATCAGCATGGTGACTGCAGCGCAGTTGGCGGACAAGGATTTGATCAGTTTGCTAGAACAGGCCGATGTGACGGTAGACGCCATGTTGGGTACGGGCCTGAATGGCGCACCGCGGGGCGAATTCGCGCGAGTTGTTGTGCTTTGCAATCAGTCGGCCGCGGGTGTTTTGGCGCTGGACGTTCCTTCAGGGCTCAATGCCACCACCGGAGCCGCCGCGGGCGATGTTGTGGCGGCAGACGCCACGGTAACGTTTATTGGACTGAAAGCCGGCCTGTTCACCGGCCATGGCCCCGCGGTTTGCGGTGAGGTGATTTTTGAAGATTTGGGTGCCGCCCAGCAGCTTGGTGGCTGTACCGAGCCGGTGTCGGCCACACGGGCCGACTGGTCCTCCGTTACTTTGGGTATTTCGAAGCGCGCTGCCAACGCGCACAAAGGCCATTTTGGCCATGTGCTAGTGGTTGCCGGCGATCGCGGTTTTGGTGGTGCGGGGTTGCTGGTGGCTGAGGCTGCTGCGCGCAGCGGTGCGGGCCTGGTTTCCTTGGCGACCCGGCAAGAGCACGTGGCTGCAGCACTGAGCCGGTGCCCGTCGATAATGAGCCACGGCGTTGTGCATGGCTCTGAGTTGGCGCCTCTGCTAGCGGCGGCAACCGTGGTGGTTTGTGGGCCAGGCCTTGGCCAGTCGGCCTGGGGCCAACAGATGCTGGAACAAGTGTTGGCATGTAACAAACCGCAGGTGCTGGATGCCGACGCTTTGAATCTGATGGCGGGCGGCCTGATGGCGAACAAAGCGTCGGTAGCCGCGGACAATCGTATTTTGACCCCTCACCCTGGGGAGGCTGCGCGCCTTCTGGGCTGCACCGTTGCAGAGGTGGAGCTTGACCGGTTAAGTGCAGCGCGCAAGTTACAGTCGCGGTACGGAGGCGCTATTCTACTTAAGGGTGCCGGCACCGTGATTGCGAGCATGCACGGTGAAATGTTTGTGGTCAGTGGCAGCAATCCGGGGTTGGCTACCGGGGGGATGGGGGATGTACTGACGGGTATTGCTGGTGGTTTATTGGCTCAGCTGAAGGATTCGACCCAGGCCGTCGTGACGGCCGCAGCCCTGCACCTGGCGGCAGCTAACTTGGCAACTCAGCAGTTTGGCTATATGGGCTTGCAGCCAACCGACGTTATTGATGCTTTGCCCCGGGTGTTAGCCTGCTCAGGGCATTGA